One Desmodus rotundus isolate HL8 chromosome 4, HLdesRot8A.1, whole genome shotgun sequence DNA segment encodes these proteins:
- the JCAD gene encoding junctional cadherin 5-associated protein, whose translation MYSVEDLLIAHGYKLSRDAQASHEAHYEERRPARTRARGGHGLLNGCEDGPAAFPHGKAYPGTGPRADSDKGRHALRAHGEPPSASAARMSEEGFYHPPMPAWSTQHQGAPNHAYWRRGQEASGVRGARDREDLELRGMAQAPSLPVHVREGPWEVGGRTENVMKKAVWEDELRVAGPAKWQNVSVESWNQPRRLGRQMSDGDGEKLFQDLYPFVRGEHVLNAQSKGKSRSLPRVLSPKSLSCMEIPLSHGHLPGVPKMPFYPPNCAPSLESTGNPEQGGSSVPLPWPKFGRPLKPPSYNSHQYSRGGVENSDCADSQQTDPSDPYLTRTNNPRQELGLPDTGLEPPMYVPPPSYRSPPEHIINPYLEDAAPGQVCDGPRHPTEEAAASCQFPSGSFATGNEDGGSPHSPHSFSQQPHPITACDGSVLYIPFDDPRIRHIKLSRPQGFCKETKVDEKLHNSGLVSAPEPAHGNVHHDGAVLNPQSIMPPSGRKRVPALADPSPWWLWGQLPGEGENGGFPDQRDHCVMRGQWPDVRGSQHGQAESQVSSPNPQGESTCETQTKLKKFEAGIQTKKSSKKKVNETIFCLVSVPVKSESHLPDTDTNNNDLKQSTDKKHGPDKSMALQEQSLLSTSSTDLELQALTGSMAGRTEFPKQELGQPEEGRQTDDLRFIHPTKHRELQYSGSWPGYQYRDQQTQTTFTEESKSLQPIPAEKSGGSPNTVLTPKFLDPTASKAQMHTALVSSDQYQRPNVHHLKGQLSLNPSSHSAFSRTSLFANQAPVPKVGRSQSCIDSHGRGASPASRSEVVKGATTGPCNSQQLFGQFLLKPVSRRPWDLISQLESFNKELQEQEESSHSSSGSEDSETEWQPEGHADCTAKSLGFSEDSQERRVEEPPRRPVLGEPAFRSGRVKSKSESWSEEQKPATCHQGAYPQCLGSGVEDDRGEALPSAQGSLITEKRNQEVGKRIKELALSPGPVKRMMSSRSSDTASSSHPAKLREPQQRQELPSVVRSVELSQATPTKPGGGENRDMVVPLSLANKSRGLSAPDLRSVGLTPAQEQSANELDRSSGEASAIEIPPNESLQARAARILGIEVAVESLLPDARGTGHNQHLEHDGSACRSASPGEEPVSRPAQLDDPRESTDAFYGRRKCGWTESPLFVGERDSARRAPWTSDHSGVDGVIPSKAPDPESQPSAPESKPFNHKDTGTKPPFRSTLFHFIERTSSVAGSEKRLRSTSKVIESLQEKLASPPRRADPDRSMRMKEVSSMSRMRLLSSRSTGSVEDAEELKTEKGPGAQAGGLVSLTTGDLAWKAGNSFSVCKGARPLEENGHLAAGREKKSLDQDFWCPDSYDPSRVERV comes from the exons ATGTACAGTGTAGAAGACCTCCTGATCGCTCATGGATACAAGCTGTCAAGAGATGCTCAGGCATCACACGAGGCTCACTATGAGGAGCGCCGGCCGGCGAGGACCAGAGCGAGAGGGGGTCATGGCCTGCTGAATGGGTGTGAGGATGGCCCTGCTGCCTTCCCACATGGTAAGGCGTACCCGGGGACAGGACCCAGGGCTGATTCTGACAAGGGCCGTCATGCACTGAGAGCCCACGGAGAGCCCCCGagtgcctctgcggccagaatgTCTGAGGAGGG GTTTTATCATCCGCCCATGCCAGCATGGTCCACTCAGCACCAGGGCGCTCCCAACCACGCCTATTGGAGAAGAGGACAAGAGGCCAGTGGCGTGCGGGGTGCCAGAGACCGAGAagacctggagctcagaggaatgGCCCAAGCCCCCAGCCTGCCCGTCCATGTGAGGGAAGGTCCATGGGAAGTtggaggaaggacagagaatGTGATGAAGAAggcagtttgggaagatgagcTGAGAGTGGCAGGTCCTGCCAAGTGGCAGAACGTAAGCGTGGAAAGCTGGAACCAGCCGAGGAGGTTAGGAAGGCAGATGTCTGATGGTGATGGGGAGAAACTGTTTCAAGATCTATATCCATTTGTGCGAGGAGAGCACGTGCTGAATGCCCAAAGCAAAGGAAAATCCCGGTCATTGCCCAGAGTTCTCTCCCCCAAGAGCCTGAGCTGCATGGAGATTCCATTAAGCCATGGGCACTTACCAGGTGTCCCTAAAATGCCATTTTACCCTCCAAATTGTGCACCGAGTTTGGAATCCACAGGGAACCCTGAGCAGGGTGGCTCCTCGGTCCCTTTACCGTGGCCAAAGTTTGGGAGACCCCTCAAGCCTCCATCCTACAACTCCCACCAATACTCTAGGGGAGGTGTGGAGAACAGCGACTGTGCAGACAGCCAGCAGACAGACCCGAGTGACCCCTACTTAACCAGAACTAATAACCCCCGGCAGGAGCTCGGCCTGCCGGACACTGGTCTGGAGCCGCCCATGTACGTGCCTCCACCATCATACAGGTCGCCACCCGAGCACATCATAAACCCCTACCTGGAGGATGCAGCGCCCGGGCAGGTGTGTGATGGTCCCCGTCATCCGACTGAGGAGGCTGCTGCCAGCTGTCAGTTTCCTTCTGGTTCCTTTGCAACTGGGAATGAGGATGGTGGGAGCCCACACTCTCCTCACAGTTTCTCACAACAGCCCCATCCCATCACTGCTTGCGATGGCTCTGTTCTCTATATTCCCTTTGATGACCCACGAATACGACACATTAAACTGTCCCGACCCCAGGGTTTCTGTAAGGAAACAAAGGTGGATGAGAAATTGCACAACTCCGGTCTAGTCTCTGCCCCCGAGCCAGCCCATGGAAACGTGCACCATGATGGTGCCGTTTTGAACCCACAGAGCATCATGCCCCCATCGGGGAGGAAGAGAGTCCCTGCCCTTGCCGATCCCAGTCCCTGGTGGCTGTGGGGCCAGCTCcctggggagggagaaaatggtgGCTTTCCTGACCAAAGAGACCACTGTGTTATGAGAGGACAGTGGCCtgatgtgagaggcagccaacatGGACAAGCTGAAAGCCAAGTCTCCTCCCCAAACCCACAGGGCGAGAGTACCTGCGAAACCCAAACCAAGCTCAAAAAGTTTGAAGCTGGGATTCAGACCAagaaaagttcaaagaaaaaagtcaatgagacgatattttgtttggtttccgTCCCAGTGAAATCGGAATCACATCTGCCAGATACAGATACCAACAACAATGACTTAAAGCAGAGTACTGATAAAAAGCATGGGCCTGATAAGAGCATGGCTCTGCAAGAACAGAGTCTGCTGAGCACGTCTTCCACCGACCTGGAGCTGCAGGCTCTCACAGGAAGCATGGCCGGGAGAACAGAGTTCCCAAAGCAAGAGCTGGGGCAACCAGAAGAAGGCAGACAAACAGATGACCTCAGATTCATTCACCCCACGAAACACAGAGAACTCCAGTATTCTGGCTCGTGGCCAGGGTACCAGTACAGAGATCAGCAAACACAAACCACTTTCACGGAAGAATCCAAAAGCCTGCAGCCCATCCCTGCTGAGAAGTCAGGAGGGTCACCTAATACAGTGCTGACTCCCAAATTTCTAGACCCTACTGCCTCCAAAGCTCAGATGCACACGGCATTAGTTTCCAGTGACCAGTACCAGAGGCCAAATGTTCACCACCTGAAAGGTCAACTGTCCCTCAACCCTTCTAGCCACAGTGCTTTTTCAAGGACTTCCTTATTCGCAAACCAGGCCCCTGTGCCAAAAGTGGGCCGTAGTCAGTCCTGCATAGATAGCCATGGACGTGGAGCCAGCCCCGCATCCAGAAGCGAGGTGGTGAAGGGGGCAACCACAGGTCCATGCAATAGTCAGCAGCTGTTTGGtcagtttcttttaaaaccagTTAGCCGTCGCCCCTGGGATTTGATAAGTCAGTTAGAAAGTTTTAACAAGGAGCTTCAGGAACAGGAAGAGAGCAGTCATAGCAGCAGTGGCAGTGAGGACAGTGAGACTGAATGGCAGCCAGAAGGCCATGCTGACTGCACAGCCAAGAGCTTGGGCTTCAGTGAAGATAGCCAGGAAAGGAGGGTGGAGGAACCGCCAAGGAGGCCGGTGCTGGGGGAGCCTGCGTTCAGGTCAGGAAGAGTGAAGAGCAAGTCTGAGAGTTGGAGTGAGGAGCAGAAGcctgccacctgccaccaggGTGCTTACCCACAATGCCTGGGCTCGGGGGTGGAAGACGACAGAGGTGAAGCATTGCCATCAGCACAGGGGAGCTTGATTACGGAGAAGAGAAACCAGGAGGTTGGGAAAAGAATAAAGGAGCTAGCACTCAGCCCAGGTCCTGTGAAAAGAATGATGTCTTCTAGGTCAAGTGACACAGCGTCCTCGTCCCATCCCGCTAAACTGAGGGAGCCCCAGCAAAGGCAGGAACTCCCCAGTGTTGTAAGGTCTGTGGAGCTGAGCCAAGCAACCCCTACGAAGCCTGGTGGTGGGGAGAACAGGGACATGGTGGTCCCACTCTCTCTTGCCAACAAATCTCGAGGACTCTCAGCCCCAGACTTGAGGTCTGTGGGGCTGACCCCAGCCCAAGAGCAGAGTGCCAATGAGTTAGATAGGTCTTCAGGTGAAGCGAGTGCAATAGAAATCCCCCCAAACGAGTCCCTTCAAGCGAGGGCTGCAAGGATCCTGGGCATTGAGGTGGCAGTGGAGTCCCTGCTGCCGGATGCCAGGGGAACGGGACATAACCAGCACCTGGAGCATGATGGCAGTGCTTGCAGGTCAGCGTCCCCTGGGGAGGAGCCAGTATCCAGGCCAGCACAGCTGGATGACCCCAGAGAGTCCACTGATGCCTTTTATGGCAGGAGAAAGTGTGGCTGGACTGAAAGCCCTCTGTTCGTAGGGGAAAGGGACAGTGCCCGACGGGCGCCCTGGACTTCTGATCACTCAGGTGTAGATGGAGTCATCCCCAGCAAGGCCCCTGACCCCGAATCTCAGCCCAGCGCCCCGGAGTCCAAGCCCTTCAATCACAAGGACACGGGAACAAAACCACCATTCAGGTCCACTTTGTTCCACTTTATAGAAAGGACTTCAAGTGTGGCAGGCtcggaaaagaggctcagaagtaCTTCCAAAGTGATTGAAAGTTTACAGGAGAAACTGGCTTCTCCCCCTAGGAGAGCCGACCCTGACCGCTCAATGAGGATGAAAGAGGTGAGCTCCATGTCTCGGATGAGGCTCCTGAGCTCCCGGAGCACGGGTTCCGTGGAGGATGCCGAGGAACTGAAGACTGAGAAGGGTCCAGGGGCTCAGGCTGGAGGCCTGGTGTCTCtgaccactggggacctggcctggaaggCAGGAAATTCATTCTCTGTCTGCAAGGGTGCCCGCCCACTGGAAGAGAACGGGCATCTggcagcaggaagggagaagaagagcTTGGACCAGGACTTCTGGTGCCCAG ATTCGTACGACCCTAGCAGAGTGGAGAGGGTGTGA